taacaactgactactgttgttgttgttgttgttacttaatcaactattttatagttttcaaaaaaatctagtattgttctagaatggaaaaataaacttaagcttgtctccaaacttttgactggtatatTAGCCATAACTTCAACACCACTGCCaggtatattaaataatattgattGTCAATCTTATGCCAGTAAATTGGTGACAGGATTATCAACCTGCCACATATGGGAGTTTAGGGTTGTTAATCCAAATTCTCCCTCCAGATCTTAACCTGACAGAGCATTCACagaatgcaccagacaaaccaGTCAGATCTATGAAAGCCCTACCCTGCAACCCACAACACCCACTAACATCCCGGTGCCAAACACAACAGCACACCCTCAAAGGTTTTGTAAAGTCATGCCCCAGGCAGCACAAGAGAAAGTAACACAATACTATATTGCGTTTTAAAACTTCCAACGCATTATTAGAATGTAGAAGGATGGCGTGGACCATCATCTTTGAATAAGAACCGGAGACCACTTAAATATTTGGtaatcaaatcataaaaaaacagcacaattCACATCTATGTTTAATAGCGAAAGTAAGAGAATTTCCACAATGCAAACAGAAGGGATTGGGAATGAACAGCTGTGTAGCTTTAAGAAAGCCACTTATCAATGAGGCTAATTGAAAAaagggtcatgtgatctgatgagtcacCTCGTCGGGGTAGGAAAAAAGGCAGACAAAGTGATGCACCCCTCAAGCCTAATGCCTATACCGTACAAGCCAGCAGTGCAGTGTTATGTTCTGGGGTCACTTCACTTGATCAGGTTTTGTTTCAGCAATTTTATGTGACCAAAAAATtaggtcagctgactacctaaatatatatacatgtactaACTAAGTTTtccatagattttttttgtcttccctgatggcatgggtATTTCCAAGATAACAATGCCAGTATTCATCACgatcaaattgtgaaagagtggttcagggagcatgagacatcatcacatgaattggccaccacaaaGTTCAGACATAAGCCGTGGTCTGAcactcccatcatcaatacaggATCACAGAGAGAAATGAATGCGACCCTGAACAGAAATAAACGTTGTTACATCACACAAGCCTGTCAAAACGACGCTAAGGCGAATTTGTAGTGTAATCAAAGCAAGAGGTTGCTCgatgaaatattagtgtgtgcaaGTTCTTTTTGGCTCAACAGTGTATAATTTTAGGAAATAGTAATATGCAACAGTGTCCAGTTGtcctgttaaagaaatattcAGTATCTTTATTCTGTATCAGCGGTTACTCTTTTAATAACATTCAtaaaattatactgtaaataaatcttttacaGTCTGATGGTAAACCTCTGAATAAGTCTGATGAAACAAGATAGCAGCAACAATATGCAAGACTACAggattaaatcatttatttttacttgcgGTTTATGTGAAGCATGACAATGTTTTGCAGCCGTCtttaaaatggaagaaaaataccacaaataataaacaacagtGAAATTAAAGAGACATTTTAAGATGTGACAGTCACCTTtcagttattttattaatactGTGAGACTCTCCAGTATATTTAATCTTATTGTCATATAggttacatgtactgtaagtagAATGACATTTTAGATAGTCATTACAAGacaagacacattaaaaaattattaataaatatcacAATTAATACACAAGTTGttttataatatacatatttactCCATATACTTTccagtttacatttttataatttatagtcagtttgggtttttttgtgcTATAAATTTAAATGGTCAAATTTAACACTATGTaagatgttttaaaagaaaaagactaatgtttttaaattttggtAAATTATTCACCCTTTAAAAATGTCAGAGTCGATgaataagcaaacaaaaaaatagataCAATCCCAAAAGTTTATTCTACAGTATAAACCAGTATTTTATCGCCAACATTACCAACAATTTATTGCACAaattctaacaaaaaaaaaatctccataaaatttaattataaaaaaataaataaattttaaaaaatgcacagcTTTCCATCTAGCTATTTCCAAATAAATTATAGTACTATACATTCAAAGATCTATTATTGATCTGAGATGAACAGCTGAAATCACACGTACAAATTAGACTAGGGAACTAGGTGAAAAGTCACAGGCTTAACTCATCATGATTCTTTTCCTCATATCTACAACAGCTTAAATCATGATCAAGGAAAAATCTAACAAACCACAATCCCAGCAGAAAAGATATTTGAGAGGATATCAGTTGTGATAAGTCTGCCTCATGTCAACCTGGAATAATgcgtaataataatttataaatattcctTTTGGATTGTCATGAAgccacaataattaaaaaaataaaataaaataaaaacttaaaaaacaatagcTTTCACTCCATCATGCTCTAGGTCTTGTTCTCTGGATATCAGGCACCAGTGTGGAAGCTGCACTTAGAGGCCCGGAATAGGACGTGCTGAAAGTCTGCAGTCCAACAACCAGACATTTCCAGGTATAGCGAATAGCTTTTCCAAAGTTCTGagcgatagagagagaaagagagactaaATGTCAAGCTAACTCCTGCAAAAAATGTCAAAGCTTATTTAACATGTCAACAACATGTTTAACTAtgtaaagcaatttttttttcacttttagtcAAGGAATCCAATCAGCATTAATTAAAAGCATCCCCTTTTACCATTTGCAACCCATCTGTGCCCCCAACCACAGCCCCCATCACTGTAGACCTATTAATAGCTACACAACAAGTGTACATTTTACCTTTGCCAAGGGtaggattattttatataattatacactatatggccaaaagttttttaCATACCCTAACACCACAATCATATGGACTTATCTCATTCATAAGGCTTTCCAGTAGATTTTGGTACATGGTTGTGGCTGGTACAAGGTTACCCAAAGAGCATTTGTAAAGTCAGCCACTATTGTTGTGTTACAAGATCTGGCATCTttccaaattaaacatttataagtTTTGTGCAGGTCATTTACTTTTCTTCGTTCCATATTTGACACACTACGTCTTCACAGATCTCACTTTGTGTTTGAGCTCCTTGATTAAGATTAATTATAAAGCTACAGCATGCACAGACTATTTGAACAACTTTGCAGCAACaagcaacagtttggggaaatATGCATGCACGTATGGTCGGGTGTCCTAAAACATTTGGCCAAATCGTGTATTCTAAGCAATTACAGTTGAACAATAAGTCAAAATCTGCTATAACAACCAATGGTGTGTTGTATTagctaaattaaattatttaaactgtatacacacacgttTTTGGTCAGAACAGAACGTTCTTGGTCATGCAAAACTGgttgaacagaatttaatgaaacttttacagtacttaggtatttgcctgaatTTAAACAtgcaccataaataaaatcaaaatgttaagtaaaagacATGTTTCAAACAGTTttgtactgttttgtttttttacttaaaaataaagttCTCATAAGCTACTTGCGAAATGCAAACACACCTGCACCAACagatatttattagaaaatCCTAACTTAACATGTTTACTGGAAATAGTTCACATCTGAATGttaaagtggtataagtgaattttaacacgctggagtcgtGTTAAGataaaacttaatctttatccgatatacttttttgatttttgaatctgtgattcactcccaaattgtgtgtatttagctgatgatgaaagaagtacaattTAACGTAAACTAGGTGTAACCATaactttttcctctctttcccatcgattgtaataaaataaattgacagTACTGTAGATTCCAAATCTTGCTGTGTATTAGAtaaattttgtacaatttctTAATATTTAGCCACCAATCCAGTGGAAACCATATGTCAcaccaaacaatttttttgtaaaattatagaattaagaaaaaaaattaaggggttaatttttgttgcatttatttcaacgtgaaataataatatcactaattataataaagctattaagcttatttttagcttcaacATTTTAATTCTTTCCACAaactctttttatatatattaaaccagAACATGGCatatttgtacagtactttgTCCTGGCCTCCTCTCAGTGCTGATACTGTATCCCAACTAGAGCAGATAATTTCTTCACGTGACTTCAACTAACTCACTCcctaaaaagttttaaaacctaataaaacaaaacttaacAGAAGTGCACATACTTTCCTGAAACTCTTATATTTCCTCTCTTTTCCACTGTTGTTGTCCTCCGTTTCTGTGTCCGAGGCTCTGTCCTCTTCCAGAGGCTCGTACTTGTCCGGCAGCACGGCGAAGTGCACTTGTTTTGAGGACTTCTTTTTGCGGCCACTGGACTGGCTTTGCCGCtggcgctcacacacactccgctCCGGGGTAAACTCCTCACACTTCTCTACCACACACTCTTCCTTAACACCGCTGATGGTTTTCAGTTTGTCCTCGTTTTTGCTTTTTCGCTTCTGTTTGAATTTGCGAAGTTTCCTACGCGACATTTTCTGACCAGCGAAACCAACGCTGTCACTTTACTGATTAACCAATCTCGCGCGCATGCGCGGTGCATTGCAGGTTTTAAACAGATTTGTGAGGCGGATAGATTTGGGGGATATTTAGTCGGCTTAAACAAAGTATAAGTGCTTATGTATATTTTAAGTTTATACCATATGTAGGCATTGTGACCTACATATGGTTACCAATTGTGACCAATGTTCcttccctaaaaattttaagttgccAACCGTTTTGGATGATTTTATAAGTGCCCCATTTTTAGGTTTATACAGTCTCGCTGTATAcaatgatcatttaaaatgcaaattatttatatttccgTATTAATGTGAgattctagaagcatatgacctgtaataATTGTTGcctaaattaaagcattctgtgcaaaattaaggatttttttccccaaaacatctgtagtgtgtgtaaccatggcaaattcatgttgcaatattttaacaatttagtATTtgagaataatacactttttttaggtttatgttttttcacgtgaaatctaaattggccaaggtTCACCTAAATGACAATAAtgatcattaaaatatatatatatttttaaagaaaaaaaaggacactacaaaaagggcataaaattgtatttagcaaatttgtttctttttgtataataaaaatataaacatgcatgcatatttacaataaagtattatgaaaaatgttatTTGATCCTATCTAAAActaacactttttagcaccatgTTTTGGCCAAGTGTACAGTGTGGACCCTCATTTGTCAATTGTACATAATTAATTGATACCTAAATATGATTGGGCTGTAAATATGAACCCTGTttcaaaaatattcattttcctACTTGAGGTCATGTTGGATTGTAGTGCATcatgcacatacatgcacattaACACGCATTCATCTGACCAATCATACTAACCATCCTAAATTTTTCCACACCACTTCTCTGCTCTCTACACtgacttcctgtagctgcccttgcatcaaatttaaaacactgatgctaTCCCACAAAGCCAAAACCATCCAGCACCCACTTATCTCAAAGCATTAATCACACCCCGCACTGCCCCACATTTCCTATGATACTCTAACACTGCTTGACTGGTCCCAACACCTCTCAGGGATCTAGAATgatttctgttctggcacctagatagTGAAATACACTTCCTCTGATGGCCATGTTGTACAATACtgtctatataaatattataaaaatttaatgtaTAATGTTTTGGTGCTTTTTAGATTTTTGGCAGTCTTGGGGCTGCTTCCATCAAAGTGGACCATTCTATCCACACGCAACACTCTCAGTTATACTCTTTATGCAATTTAAAATTGCCAGTTTACccaaactgcatgtctttggactgtgggaggaaactggaataaaaCCCACCATACACAGCCATGtaaaccatgcaaactccaagcacagaGACTAGAGGCCAGGTTCTAACCATGCTTTGCTTGACTAtgctaaacactaagcaaaCATGCTGCTTACTTAAAAgatatcaaatttaaaaaacaaagcaggTTTCTTTAGAACAACTGTAGCATATAATGTGCATATTTTCAAGGCAATAGCAATCTTATCATCACTTGACTGTGACCACTGGCTCCAACCTTCCTGCTGCATCacatttgtattatatatttaatcttTTCCCAATTTTGTTCTCGGGATTTACACAACCCTCAGTTGCAGaccaacaaaaaatataatgtttaaCTCTTTACTCTGTTTTTGGAGAATTACATGAACAGCGGACATCTGCAGAGCTTCTTAGCAGCCTTAAATCAGCAGAAACAGAAATGGACAGAAGGCACAGCTGCTCGGCTCGATGAAACAGGGGGTGTCAGCACCTTTACAACACCTAAACAAAAAGCTGTAGATGCTAAGGCAGCACTGTCTGCATGCTATAGACAAGAGAATGCAGTGACTCTCAAGTCCATGCAGAATAAAGGTGCAGCACTAGGATTCAGACGTGCTGCTAAGCAAGATTGTGTCATTTGCCATTTGAACCAAAGAACATGCAGATACGTGTTTTCACCCCCAGACAATCTTTTACTGCTTTGGCTATCAGTACAGCCAGATGAGACTGAATTGTACTTTTACATGTTATTAGTGAGCATGCAATGTCTACTTTCAAGACCAGAAGACCAGAGGTCAAGCATCTCAGATTTGACTTGCTGTAGTCAAATCCACCAATTGACaccttttaataaaacatattaataaacatataaacttgTTTGCTTTTGAAAAGGGAAATATTTTAGAACATCGAACCTAGTGCTAAATTGAAGCGACTACCAACTGCTGCATCACTAACCAGCTGTTTGTGTGCTTGGAGACCACCATAAAGAAAGGTTAAAGAAAGTGATAACAAAAACTTTATGAAACACAAGACTCAAGACCGGTCCGTCTCCATTCAGGGTGCATTTATAATAGAGGGGTGGAAGATTTTTTTAGACTTACTGTTTCTTTATCACACAGCTTGTTTAGTTAAATTGAGTTTTACCTGAATATCTCATCTTAGAGTGGTTCTCATTCGCAGTAGAAAACAAGAACATGATTTTGAGTGGATTGAATCCtcaaaatatactgtaccatcAGATATTATTATGGGATCTTTCTGTTCTAAGTATTACgaatgcataaaatcattctGATATGTGTTCTTCACTACCTTATAGACAAAGAAACAGCTCTGATGGTCCAGACCACAAGGAAGAATAGCAGAAGTATACATGTAGTACTGTAGATAATCATGTTGCtgcaattaagtaaaaaaaaacaccaggttAACTGGTCACACAGGTTAATTGGGATGACAAGAGGAGAGTTTTACAGGGTTTACAGGTGAGGTAAGTTGCTGTTCGTACTTTGCAAGGTGAGTGTACCTTATAAATAAGTGCACTGAAAAAATTGCactaatgaaaaagaaattgccCTACCAGTTATTTACTATTTACACATAACATTTTGGCTTCCTAAAATGTTGATAGATAATGTATTGAACATGAACTAATActaatacactgatcagccaaaacattaacattgttTATGTATTATACAggtataccagtaaactggtgacaggatcatgaccACCCAAGGCTGACCCAGCCCTGTGAAGACCAAAAGCCAGCCTGTTGGATCttatcccacagaaaagccaatgaagGCAGcacaaatcaataaaaaaaagtcaacactgGTTACAATTAGAAAGACAcaagaacacccagtgcaccacagtccACCATGCATGGAGTCAAgtaggcaaagagcccaaggccactgACCTGGCCTTCAAATTCCCCTAATGCCAGTCCAATTGCTCCTTCTTAGCATTCGCAAAACAAGCAATTTTGGTTCATGGAGGCATCACCCCCAACCCCCAGCACCCAAAGGTGCTGCTGGCAATTTCCTGGTACAAGAGGAACGCAAACAATACTGGGCAtattgttttgcattgtaatattatggctaatagattaaatattttagaaataaaaaacaaaacataattatagAGTATGATTCACTAAGTCTCAAGGAAACTAAAGATAACTAAAGCAGCTTGTATCTGTGAGATTGCTTATTGTAGTCAGACCAGATAACTGTCAGTACACTGATAATCAAGCACGTCGATTCTGTATTCCGCCTTGCAAAGTCCCGTGTTAGCATGTTTTATCACCTTTTACAACAGACCAAAGTTTGTATTTAGTCATAGAGAACCTGAGCAAAGTTCATTACATTGTACAGATACCTTCAATATTATGTATGAGCTCAGTAACTGTGAGTCTTACAGTGTAGAAATAACTAGAAATTACCAGCTGAGCTCATTAAGATACAGTTTATAAGCTGTTgctatactgttttatttttattgtcttcATTTTAATTGTTGCTAACAAAGTATTTTATCTACTAGGCTTAAATCAGTGTGTTTAGgtattttaaagtataaaatatataggaTACTTAAAGGTAACACACTTTTTTATCTGTATAGTATGGCAGTACATAATTTCCGGATGCAAACCGAgtacacaaaaatatttactagATTAATCTACCTTAAATTTTAGCATGTACATACTGGATCTATGATGAAATCAACAGactgatatatatattatcCATCACATTGTCCTGACATTACCCACCATAATACTGTAGATTGATCaaaagacatttattaaaatgtagttTAGCTATTTTCCTAATTATAAACTGATAGATGAactacatttttattgtttgcagtacattttatctgggctATATTTTCACATATTGTTCATTCTTAACATACAGATACAcatgtttttttacataaaatttatACCTATCTATGGTTTTGATTAttgattatacattatacattttattatcttagatattttgtgatttattttaaaaagtaacccTTCATTCTCAAAAGCTGGAATAATAGAAGACTTTGGCACTATATAGATATCAGTCTACTGTTTTTGATTGGAGGAGAGTGCGAAGGGTAGGAGAGGCATATAAAAACTCACAGATGTCTGGAAGTCAGAAACAGCTGGGCGAGGGATAGGAATAGAAAAAAGAAGAGCAAGCACCTGAGCTTTCAGTGTCCATCATGGGAGACACTAAGCTCTGCCTGTATCTTCTACTCAGCGCTTATGCCGTGGCTGGTAatatttacattgtattttGTAGAAATTCTATCAAATTGAGAATaacttaatatttttctttaaattgcaTAGCTGAATGTTGTGATTAAATGTTAAGAGAATATATGATTAGGATTTTCTTTTACTGTGTcaaggaaaatgttttttccatctcaataattttttttttaaatctattagtTGTTTTACAATCTTTTGCAAATATAAGGATGTACTATAGATATAGTTACAATAATTATACATGCATATAGATTAGAGATTCctgaattgtttttgtttaattaattaaggcatgtttcttaaaattatattataatttctttctttttctttcattcattatttctttcttccttccttttttccataaatgaataaattctttaatttgtttagttatttaacaaattaaggtgttaaatttttttttaggatatgACAATAAATGCTAACAACTTTATTGACTTTACTGTATTGACTTTTACTGACATCAAATAAATTCTAAAGCATTGttctaaactttcatctgtattgacagttaattaaaacaatgtttatttatatgtttattttatgtatcaTATTATTTCAACTAGGATACATATTATATAATGGCAAATATTATGATAACATATTAAGGTTCTTTACAATATTTAGGGGGACGCACCTTAAATGGAAAAAGATTACAGTTACACCTATATACCTGTAacataattgtaatttttttctataaaggTTTTATAGAAAACTTGACAGTTTTTACAAAGTATCTATTTTAACACTTATATCCCTGCTCCAAATTTGCTCCTACCTTTGTGACTTGTTGAACTTGGATTCAGTTTTGATCtgtgtaatgttttttgttgatCAAATCAATgaacaaatataaatgtaatctaACTGAATGACATCACCTAG
This genomic stretch from Clarias gariepinus isolate MV-2021 ecotype Netherlands chromosome 13, CGAR_prim_01v2, whole genome shotgun sequence harbors:
- the c13h1orf115 gene encoding required for drug-induced death protein 1 — encoded protein: MSRRKLRKFKQKRKSKNEDKLKTISGVKEECVVEKCEEFTPERSVCERQRQSQSSGRKKKSSKQVHFAVLPDKYEPLEEDRASDTETEDNNSGKERKYKSFRKNFGKAIRYTWKCLVVGLQTFSTSYSGPLSAASTLVPDIQRTRPRA